In Alkalibaculum bacchi, the genomic stretch AGACTTGGCAATTCGAGATCTTTTGGAATATGCCATACGTGGTCTTCTGATGGAAGGTGTATTTCCTTACTAAAAATTCTTATGACCAATCGTTGTGTCTACGATTGTGTTTACTGTGTTAATAAAGCTACCAATGATGTAGAGAGGGCCTCCTTTATGCCTGAAGAAGTGGCCAAATTAACAATAGAATTTTATCGAAGAAATTATATTGAAGGTTTGTTTTTAAGCTCTGCCATTGAAAAGAGCTCTAATCAAACCATGGAAAACATTCACAAAATCTTACTACTCCTTAGAAAAAAATATCATTTTAATGGATACATTCATGTAAAGGCCATTCCAGGAGCAGATAAAGAACTTATTGAACAATGCGGATATCTTGCAGACCGAATGAGCGTAAATATTGAACTTCCTACAAAGGAATCCTTGGGAAAATTAGCACCACAAAAGAAACACTCCTCTATTATTGCGCCAATGAAGGAGATTCGAAATCGGCTTTTGCTTTCTCAAGATGAGAAGAAAGCTTTAGTCCATTATAAGAGATTTGTTCCTGCAGGTCAGTCCACTCAAATGATTATTGGCGCTACAGAGGATACGGATTATAAAATTCTTACCTGTGCTGAATATCTTTACAATAAATACAATATGAAGCGAGTGTATTACTCAGCATATGTACCTGTGAATAGCCATTCTACATTGCCTTCTATACAAACGACTCCACCCCTTTTAAGAGAGCATAGACTATACCAAGCAGATTGGCTCCTACGGTTTTATAACTTTACATCAGAAGATATCTTTATTGGAGGAAGTCAATCCATTAGCACAAAATTTGACCCTAAGATGAACTGGGCTTTAAACAATCTTCATCTCTTTCCTATAGAAATTAACCAAGCTCCTCTAGAGCTTTTGATTCGAATCCCTGGAGTAGGTCATACCTCAGCTAGAAGAATCATTAAGGAGAGAAAAGTCGCTTTTCTTAATTATGAGGCCCTGTGCAAAACCGGCTGTGTAATAAAAAGAGCTAAATATTTTGTTACCTGTAAGGGGAAATATTATGGGGAGAATATGGACATCGATTTTATTAAACGAAAATACCTTAATGAGCAAAAATACGAACAGTTAAGTTTTTTTGGAT encodes the following:
- a CDS encoding putative DNA modification/repair radical SAM protein; its protein translation is MKKLKILSDAAKYDVSCSSSGVERRNRGEGRLGNSRSFGICHTWSSDGRCISLLKILMTNRCVYDCVYCVNKATNDVERASFMPEEVAKLTIEFYRRNYIEGLFLSSAIEKSSNQTMENIHKILLLLRKKYHFNGYIHVKAIPGADKELIEQCGYLADRMSVNIELPTKESLGKLAPQKKHSSIIAPMKEIRNRLLLSQDEKKALVHYKRFVPAGQSTQMIIGATEDTDYKILTCAEYLYNKYNMKRVYYSAYVPVNSHSTLPSIQTTPPLLREHRLYQADWLLRFYNFTSEDIFIGGSQSISTKFDPKMNWALNNLHLFPIEINQAPLELLIRIPGVGHTSARRIIKERKVAFLNYEALCKTGCVIKRAKYFVTCKGKYYGENMDIDFIKRKYLNEQKYEQLSFFG